The DNA sequence CGACGTGTCGCTCCCGGACCGCGGGCGGCGCGTCGGCGGTCACCGGGGCGCCTCCGGGGATTCGACGAGGACGCGCCCGATCTGGCGCAGGAGCCGAAGGGCGGTGTGCGCCCAGCCGACGGAGGCACCGGCCAGCCCGCAGGTCGGGGTCGGGACGACGGCCTGCGCCAGCCGCTCGGGGGCGAACCCGAGCCGCTGCCAGAGGGCCCGGGCGGGACCGACCAGCTCGCCCGGCGACGGTGGCGCGCCCGGACCGGTCGAGGGGACGAGGCCGAGGAGCAGCGCGCCACCAGCCTCGACGTAGCCGCCGATCGTGTCGTCGTCGCGCCCGGTCAGCAT is a window from the Mycobacteriales bacterium genome containing:
- a CDS encoding methionine synthase, whose protein sequence is GALRAVDGPDAATLLRRALDAGEAFRVLHCCAARPPLALMVAAGAQALSVDAAMLTGRDDDTIGGYVEAGGALLLGLVPSTGPGAPPSPGELVGPARALWQRLGFAPERLAQAVVPTPTCGLAGASVGWAHTALRLLRQIGRVLVESPEAPR